TATTTCCAACGATGTCCCCACAATAGCGCGTACCATATTGCGCAAAAACCGATCAGCGGTAATATGAAAAACCAAATGTTGTTCGGTATGCCATACCCACTCGGCTCTACGAATATCGCAAATATTTGTAAACACCTGCGTATGAGACTTACTAAAGCATTCAAAATCCTGCCTGCCCAATAAAAATTTTGCAGCTTCATTCATCTTTTCTACATCCGGACGATCGCGCATAAAACATGAATAAGGATAGATAAAAGGATCTTTATGAAAATGAAGATGGTATTCATAGGATCGTTGTGTCGCATCGAAGCGAGCGTGCGCTTCAGGCCCCACTTCGATCAAACGCTTAACGGCCACATCAAAGGGCAATAAGGCATTGAGCGAATGAATAAAACGATCCGCATTTTGTAGAATACCCACAGGTGCTGCATCGAAATGCGCATACAATTGCTTGGCATGAACACCCGTATCTGTACGGCCAGCTCCAGTTGTTTCAACAGGTTCTCGCAACAGGGTTTCAAGCGCTTTATTTAGCACTTCCTGCACGGAAATTGCATTGTTCTGAATTTGCCAACCATGATAAGCCTGTCCAAAATAGGCTATTTCTAAAAAAAAACGTCTTTTATCCATTATATGAAACAAAGGTACGTTTTTCCAAATGAGCATCATTTCTTCGCGGACCGAATTTACTCATTTTCCTCATTATTTAATCCTTACATGACAAAACTAGTTATTTTGCACTTCTTTTTGCTCGAATCCACTTGGCCGGTAATTCGGTATCAGCGGCACCAAAGCCACAGCAAACTCCTACTATCTTCGCCATGCGACCACGGCAAGTCCACAGTGAGTCCACGTTGAGTCCACCTTTTTAAGTACATTCAATGCGGAAGTACCATGGTGACACTATGGTTGCAGCCCGAACTTGTCCCCTAATTGTCCATAACACAAGGCTAAAAAGGCTATAGTAGATCGACCAGATTTTCAAAAGCCATGCCGCGTGATGCTTTCAATAAAACCGTGGCATCAGTTATCGGATTTTCGCTGATTGCTTGTTTCGCTTCGGCAGTAGTTTCATAAAACTCTCCGCTCTCATACCGATGGGCAAAAAATTCTTTTCCTACAAAAACCTTACGATCTGCAGGAATGGATCTTACATTCTCGACAATTTTTTTATGTTCTTCAAAGGATTCTGCCCCCAATTCAAACATATCACCCAATACAATAGCCTTCTTATCCGCTTCAATAATCCGGATATTGTCCAGCGCAGCGGCCATACTAGTTGCATTTGCATTATAATAGTCGCAGATTAGGGTATTATGCGCAGTTTTCATAATCTGGGAGCGATTGTTCGTAGGTGTATACCCTTCAATACCCCGATTGATCGACGCAGAAGAAACGCCAAAATGCAAACCCACAGCAATAGCTGCAAGGAAGTTTTCGGTATTATAAGATCCGGTTAACTGGGTATCGACAACATAAGATTCGGTCGCACCCTTCTTGTGCCATTCAATTTGCAAGAGGGGATTTGCCCTAAGAAGCTTTCCAATCACATCATTACCTTCAGAAAAACCATAGGTGACGATGTTGGCTATCTTGCGGGCGGAAGCCATCTCTTTGAGATGTGGGTTATCTGCCTGCAAAAATAATACCCCTTGATGGTCCTGCAACCAATCGTACAGTTCGCCTTTGGTTTTCTTTACGCCTTCAAAGGATCCAAAACCTTCGAGATGGGCCTTACCAACGTTAGAAATCAAACCATGTGTCGGTTCGGCAATCCCACATAGGAAAGCAATCTCTTCCAAATGATTTGCCCCCATTTCGATGATGGCGAGCTCAATTGAATCATCTATGGCTAATAATGTCAATGGGACGCCGATGTGATTATTCAAATTTCCTTTGGTCGCATAGGTCTTGTATTTCTGCGACACAACAGCATTCAAAAGCTCTTTGGTCGTCGTTTTTCCATTGGTTCCCGTCACCCCAATAACTGGAATATGCAATTGCTGTCTATGGTAATTTGCCAGTTGCTGTAATGTTTTTAAAACATCATCAACAAGAATATACGCTTCTCCTTTTCGGTAGGTCTCGTCATCAATAACCACATATTTAGCACCCATTTCAAGTGCTTTCTCGGCGAAAGTATTCCCATTGAAATTGGCCCCTTTTAAAGCGAAAAATAGACTATCTTTTTCAATTTTACGTGTATCTGTTGTAATATTCGGATACTGTTTATAAATCTGATAGAGTGACTGGATATCCATGTTGAGCAATTTGTTGAACAAACTTAGAGAAATTGCTTTTTATATGCAATACAATTACGCTTTAGCAGCTCATATTATTCGCGACTTTTTCAAAATTTCAAGCAATCATCGATAGCGAAAATTCGCTCAGAAAACGTAGAAAATGCGGCATAATCCGATTGCCTTAAACCCCACCGATAACGTTTGCGCATTTATTTTCGTGAATTTCCTTTAAGGATGACTTGAATATTGGTATTTTCATTGACCATTTAAACAGTTTGGGAAATTCAGGCGACCGTATTTTCATCCCCTTTTGCATTTTTTATGTCCGATTACTTCAGCAATAAAAAGGTCGACAGACAAAAGAAGGTAGAAAACAGATAAACCTGCAAATCAATACATTGTATGAAAACTTTTTTAGACGACAACTTTTTATTGAACACAAAAGCAGCTGAAGAGCTGTACCACAATTATTCAAAACATCTGCCGATTATTGATTACCATAATCATCTAATCCCAGAACAGATTGCAAATAACGTCAAGTTTGATAATATAAGTCAGGTTTGGTTACATGGTGATCATTACAAATGGCGGGCCATGCGTGCCAACGGTGTCAACGAACATTATGTTACCGGAGACGCTTCAGATGAAGAAAAATTCATCAAATGGGCCGAAACTGTTCCTTATACCTTACGAAATCCATTACACCATTGGACACACCTTGAATTACAACGTTATTTTGGCATAACTGATCTATTATCTCCAAAAACTGCGGCCAAGATCTATGCAGATACCAGTGCTTTGCTGCAACAAGATAGTCATTCGGTACGCGGACTACTCAAGATGATGCATGTTGAAGTCGTTTGCACAACAGACGACCCGATCGATAGCCTGGAATTTCATCAGCAGTTTGCGAAAGAGCGTGAATCATTTAAAATGCTTCCGGCATTTCGTCCTGACAAAGCAATGAATTGCGATGACCTGCCTGCATTGAACCAATACATCGACAAGCTTGAAGCAGTCAGCAATATCCAGATAAGCAGTTTAAGCGACTACCTCAACGCCTTGAAAGCAAGGCACGACTTCTTTGCCGCCAACGGTTGTAAAGTCTCAGATCATGGTTTGGAACACATCTATGCTGAAGATTATACCGAAACTGAAATCGCATTCATCTTTGATAAAATTCGTGCAGGCAAAGAAATAACTTTTGAAGAGAACCTGAAGTTTAAATCCGCCATGTTGGTCTATTTTGCAGAATGGGATCATGAGAAAGGCTGGGTGCAACAATACCACTTGGGCGCTTTACGTAACAATAACTCCCGCATGCACCGATTGATCGGTCCAGATACCGGCTGGGATTCTATTGGGGATTTTAGTCAGGGACGTACATTATCAAAGTTTTTGAATAAATTAGACAACCAAGATAAGCTAACCAAGACAATTATCTATAATCTCAATCCAGCCGACAATGAACTTATTGCGACAATGGTTGGGAATTTCAATGATGGTTCTATCAAAGGAAAAATTCAGTTTGGCTCAGCTTGGTGGTTTTTGGACCAAAAAGACGGCATGACAAAACAGATTAATACCTTGTCGAATATGGGTTTGTTAAGTCGTCTTGTAGGCATGTTGACCGATTCCAGAAGTTTTCTTTCTTTTCCAAGACATGAATACTTTAGAAGATTGGTCTGTGACATCTTTGGACAGGACATCGAAAAAGGAGAAATACCAAATGATATCGAATGGGTCGGGAAAATCATACAGGATATCAGCTACAATAACGCAAAAGAATATTTTGAATTTTAATGAATGAACATGCAGGGTAAAGTTTTAAGCTTTGGGGAATTGCTGTTGCGGATCTGCCCGGATATTGAAGAAAACTGGATTGAACAGCATCAATTGCCTTTTTACGTTGGAGGAGCAGAATTAAACGTCGCTACAGCTTTGGCCCTATGGGGCCTGCCATCATCTTATTTATCTGCAATACCGCAAAATGCCATTTGTGAAGGTATAGACTCCTATTTGAACCGTAGAAACATCGATACATCGGCGATGCAATGGGGCGGAGAGCGCTTGGGTATATACTATCTTCCAAAAGGCAAAGATCTTAAAAATGCGGGGGTTATCTACGATCGTGCCAATTCATCTTTTGCAAGCCTCAAAGTTGGCAGTATTGATTGGGATAAAGCCTTGAAGGATGTAAAATGGTTTCACTTTTCGGCAATTTGCCCTGCAATCAGTCAAGAGATTGCAGACCTCTGTCTTGAAGCGGTGCAAAAAGCACAGGAAAAAGGAATTTTTGTATCCCTAGACCTGAACTACCGATCAAAGCTCTGGAAATATGGTAAAACGCCGAAAGAGGTGATGCCTCCGATTGCCAGGTATTGCAATTTAATTATGGGCAATATTTGGGCTGCACACCAGATGCTCGGAACTTCACTAGACGAACAATTCTTAGCAAGCTCTTCAGGATACAGCGAAGAAGAATTACAAGCCCAAGCAGACCGGACCAGCCGGGAAATTGTTGCTTCAAACCCCAAATGCCAGTATGTAGCCAATACCTTTCGTTTTGACCACCATACCAAAGGGATAAAGTACTATACCACATTATTTGATAAAGACCGTCTCATCAAATCTACAACCTATATCGCGGAAGAGATTTTGGATAAAGTAGGAAGTGGCGACTGCTTTATGGCTGGTCTGATTTATGGATTGTATTCCAACCTCTCCCCGGAGGAGACCTTGGAATTTGCAACAAGCGCGGCATTCGATAAACTATTTATCGCCAGCGATGCAACAACAAGTACAGTGGACGATATAAAAAAGAGAATGATAGCATGAATTTAAAAGAGATTGTATTAAATAAAATTATCGAACAAGGAACACTTCCTTTATTCTTCCATCATGATCAGGAAGAAAGTATCGATATTCTACGAACTTTATACCGAGCGGGTGTACGCGTTTTTGAATTTACAAATCGTGGTCCCGAAGCTTTGGCTGTTTTTGAGCAGCTTGTTGCAACAAGAAACCTCGAGATGCCAGACCTCTACCTGGGGATCGGCACCATCAAATCGGTGGACGATGCACAACAGTTTCTCCAGGTTGGAGCGGATTTTATTGTTGCACCCTTAGTGAATCCTTTGGTTGGTTCGCTCGTACATGAGCACCATAAGTTGTGGATTCCGGGCTGTATGACACCGACAGAAATCTACACGGCTCAGCAGCAACAGGCCGCATTGATAAAATTATTCCCTGCAAATATTTTGGGACCAGCATTTATGTCATCTATTCGGGATCTTTTTAAAGGTCAGAACTTTATACCAACGGGGGGTGTAGACATCGAAATAGAAAATCTAAAAGCATGGTTCAGGTCAGGTGTATGCGCAGTAGGGATGGGCAGTAAACTGATTGATCCAAAGGACACCAGCAATTTATTCGAAAATACACAAAAAGCACTTGATCTTGTCTCAAAAGCACGTTAAAACAATAATCGATGCTGTATGCCTTCCAATAACATCGTTAAAGGATGGCATACAGCATTAATTATTGGTCATTTGAAACGATAGGCTCAAGAAAAATAAACAATTAAACCCATTATGATTAATACAGAGAAAAAGGGTAGTTACCGCTGGGTAATCTGTGCCCTACTATTTTTTGCTACCACAATTAATTACTTGGATCGCCAGGTATTATCCTTAACCTGGAAAGATTTTATCAGTCCCGAATTCCACTGGACCAATACGGACTATGGGAACATTACCGCTTTATTTTCTATTTTTTACGCCATCAGCATGCTTTTCGCCGGACGTTTTGTCGATTGGATGGATACAAAAAAAGGTTTTCTATGGGCGATTGCTGTTTGGTCCATTGGTGCCATATTACATGCTTTTTGTGGTATTGCAACCTCAGGAATTGTCGCTGGCGAGTGGTTTGTTGGATTTGAAGGCGCAAAAGAAGCCATTTCTCATGTGAACAATGTCGGTTTAATCATCAGCGTTAGTGTAAACTTATTTATTTTCGCCCGGTTTGTATTGGCTGTCGGTGAAGCTGGAAATTTCCCAGCTGCCATTAAAGCGACCGCAGAGTATTTTCCAAAGAAAGATCGTGCTTTAGCGACGAGTATCTTCAATTCTGGAGCGACCATTGGCGCCCTAGCAGCACCGCTGATGATACCAGTTATCGCCGCACATTGGGGTTGGGAGATGTCTTTCATCATTATAGGAGCCCTTGGATTTGTCTGGATGGGTTTCTGGATCTTTCTTTATAAAAAACCGCACGAAAATCCGAAAGTAAATGCGGCAGAATTGGCTTATATTCACCAAGATGATCATGAACACCAAACAGAACAGACTGGAGCACCAAAACAGCCTAAAACCACCATCGGGGAATGCCTCAAGTACAAGCAAACCTGGGCTTTTGTCTTCGGAAAATTCATGACCGACGGTGTCTGGTGGTTCTTCTTATTCTGGATGCCAGCTTATCTATCGGCTGTTTACGACATAAAGTCTTCCGATACAGAAGGGCAATTGGCCATATTTGTTTTATATGCGATCACGATGCTGTCTATTTATGGCGGCTGGTTGCCGACGTATTTTGTGGAGAAAAAGGGAATGAATGCCTATGAAGGCCGAATGAAGGCCATGTTGCTGTTTGCTTTCGTCCCATTGGTCGTACTCTTTGCACAACCCTTAGGGCATATTTCCTATTGGATTCCTGTTATTTTAATTGGTTTTGCAGGTGCGGCACATCAGTCTTGGTCGGCCAATATATTTTCTACGATTGGCGATTCTTTTCCAAAACGTGCTATTGCCACTGTTACAGGAATAGGTGGGCTTGCGGGTGGCGTTGGAGCCTTTATTATCAATAAAACTTCGGGCTGGCTATTCGACTATGCGAAAGAGACTCAACTGGTTTTTATGGGTTTTAAGGGGGAAGAAGCGGGCTATTTTATTATTTTTTCTTTCTGTTCCATCGCCTATTTGATTGCATGGATTGTAATGAAAACGCTAGTCCCTAAACTTATTTTAATAAAAAATTAACAAATATTGTAAAATTTACAGTATATTAGCGATATCTTTATAAATATCAATCTAAACCATTTTTAAAAACAATGAGCTTAAACTTAGAAGGTATCTTCTACGAGGAGAAAGACATTCCCGCAGAATTTACACTGGACGAACAGGTCGATCAAAGAGAGTTCCTTTCCAATGGAGAAATGATTTCTTGGACGGGTCAAGTAAACGAGGTATTTTCACCAATCTGTGTAAAGACCAAGGATGGCTTGAAACGTAAGCGCATCGGTAGTTTCCCTGTTTGTACTGAAAAAGAGTCCATGGAAGCCTTGGAAGCTGCTGTAAAAGCATACGACAACGGCCGTGGAGAGTGGCCGACAATGAGCGTTGCCGATCGTATTACCTGTGTTGAAAATTTCACGCAAAAGATGATTGCCAAGAAGGACATTGTTGTCAAGCTTATTATGTGGGAAATTGGCAAATCCTATGCTGACTCTGTTAAGGAGTTTGACCGCACGGTGGAGTATATATACGCAACGATCGACGCATTGAAAGATATCGACCGCGATTCTTCCCGCTTTCAGATCGAACAAGGTATCATTGCCCAAATCAGAAGATCTCCACTAGGAGTCGTTTTATGTATGGGGCCATTCAACTACCCGCTGAATGAAACGTTTACAACGTTGATCCCGGCATTGATCATGGGAAATACCATGTTGTTCAAACCACCTAAACACGGTACTTTACTACACTACCCTTTATTAGAAGCTTTTAGAACAAGTTTCCCCAAAGGCGTAGTCAATACAATTTATGGTCGTGGCAACAAGATTGTTCCAAGTCTGATGCAATCCGGAAAGATCAATGTGTTGACCTTGATCGGTTCAAGCCGTGTTGCTGACGAACTGAAGAAATTACATCCTAAAGTTAACCGTCTCCGCGCAATTCTTGGTCTGGACGCTAAAAATGCAGCGATCATCACCAAGGATGCCGATTTAAATCTTGCTGTTTCTGAAACCGTATTGGGTTCGCTTTCATTCAATGGCCAACGCTGTACCGCACTTAAAATTATCTATGTACACCGCAGCCTGGCACAGGAATTCTTAAAACGTCTTTCTGCGGAAGTTGCTAAACTAAAATATGGTATGCCCTGGGAAAAAGGCGTGTCTTTGACACCTCTTCCAGAGGTTAACAAACCAGCTTATCTGACTGAATGTATTGAAGATGCAAAAGCTTATGGTGCAAAGGTGATTAACGAAAATGGCGGACAGGTAGCCGAATCTTTCTTCTACCCAGCGATTGTTTATCCGGTCAATTCTCAAATGAAACTTTACAGGGAGGAACAATTTGGTCCAGTTATCCCTGTTGTGCCATTTGACGATCTTGAAGAACCTATTGAGTACCTTATTGGCTCTTCACATGGACAGCAGGTCAGTATCTTTAGTAACAATGCTGCAGTTGTGTCGTCTTTAATCGATCCTTTGGTCAATCAGGTAAGTCGTGTCAATATCAATTGTCAATGTCAACGTGGTCCAGATACCTTCCCTTTCACCGGAAGAAAGGACAGCGCTGAGGGAACATTATCGGTTGTGGATGCCCTACGTTCATTCTCGATACGATCGCTGGTAGCGGCAAAGTTCACCGAAGAAAACAAGAAATTGCTGAATGACATCGTTAGTGAAAATGAATCGAACTTTTTAAGTACCAAATACATTTTCTAATAGCATTGTCTATAAAAAAAAGCGACACCGCGGGATGATTTTAGATCATCTCGCGGTGTCGCTTTTTTTTAGAAAATTCAAGGGCCTATTGCGCTCTTTCTTTCTCCTCATTACTTGTATCTTTCTTACGATAGTTGTTTTTTAAATTTCCGAATTTATACGAATAGGTCAATCGAACCACACGACGATCTTGGTATTGCCTGATACTGGAGTCAAAGTCGCCGAAATTGGTTTTCAGGTTCTGATTCCCTGTATTAAACAAGTCGCTCACCGCCAGCTTCAACGAACTACGTTGATCTTTAAATGTCTTTGTCGCCCCAACCTCCATATCCCAACGGGCCTTCATATCGTATACATTATAGTTGAACGGAGAGAAATACCTCAAATTGACATTTGCCGACAGACTTTTCGCCAATTTTAAATTGTGCATTGATGTAGCTTGCAAAAGAAAGGAGGTCCTTTTCAACGGATGACCACTTACCATGCCATCAAAGTTAAAATGGATGCCTGTAATATTGTTATTCATGCTCCAAATCTTGGATACCGTAACTGGGATGTTCAGATTCAGATACGCCGTCAGATTTTTACCTAAATTTTCACGTATAACCCAGGTCTGTTTCAGCACCGAATCTTGCCCCATACTCTCTACAATCGCATCCCGCACATCGTTAATACCCAATGTCACGTTATAACGTTGCAGCAACGTATAGTTTAGGGTGAATTCATTGGAAAATTGCGGATTCAGGTAAGGATTACCACGTTCAAAGGTTAGTTTATCAATAAAATAATCAAAAGGATTCAACTGTCGGTAATTAGGACGCGTGATTTTCCTTGCGTAACCTAAAGAAAGGATATGATTCTCATGGAATGTATATGTCAGATTTGCATTCGGAAAAAGTTTAAAGTAATTCCGTTTCACTTGCTTATTTAAGGTCAACGAGTTCCCGTCAGAAAATGTATATTCTCCCCTCGCGCCGACCTTCAGGCCCCATTTCCCTATGGTATTGTTATAGTCTATGTATCCAGCGGCGATCTGCTCCTTATACACAAAATGATTCGTACGCTTTTCATTATTAATCCAGGAATTGTTCAAAAAGTCTTCAAAGGTTAAGTCGTTATCCGACGTAACGTTTGAATATTTAGCCCCCATCTCAAGCTTGGAAACCTTCGATAGCGGTCGTTCATAATCCAGTTTGGCGACATAGATATCAATTCCGATGGGCATTCTACTGCGTTGGATCTCTTCGGGCGTAATCGCATCCATCTGACCATTAAAATATTGGTTATTATAACCTACGCGTTTGCTGCTTTTGAATTTACTCCAATCCAAATCAAGGGTAAGTTTTCTGCCATTCGAATCAATTCTAAACTCATTATTTAAATTAGCGGAGTAACGATCAAATAACTCTTTGAACTGTGATGTCGAAATCAAAAGCGAATCCAATGTTGTGAAAGACTTTCCTACATTGGTCTTACTATCGTTATCGTTGTATTCGATATTATTCGATCCATTAAACTGAACGGTTAACGTATTTCTGGCCGATGTCCTCTGCTCAACACCAAAGCGATAGGAATGGTTCTTTTCCTTTTCATCCAATATCGACCTTTGGTTAAAATAGGTCTTTTCACCTTTATTCTGAATAACACGATCAAGCAGGAGCTTCCGATGGCTTTTTTCATCCGAATACGCATACGACCCAAATACTGTCGTATTGTTCTTCTTATAGTTCAGGGATAAGGAGCTATTCCCTCTGAATTTTTCTCCCCTCCCTGCCGTCACGTTAAAGGTTCCGTTAAAACCTTCCATCCGATTTTTTTTGAGTACAATATTAATTGTTCCCACTGCCCCCTCAGCGTCATCTTTTGCTGCACGAGTAGTAATCACTTCGACGGACTTAATCTGATTGCCATCCGTACTCTTCAAAAAATTCACCAACTGTTCACCCGACATATAGGTCTGCCGACCATCGATGGTCACAGAAACACCAGATTGACCCATCAGCTGTAGATTGTTATTGTTATCTAAACTCACTCCAGGAGCCCGCTGTACAATATCTAAGGCATTATTCCCTGCGGCCAAAGGCGAATTTTCCACATTTAAAACCAGTTTACCAGGCTTGCTTTCAACCATCGGCCGCTTACCCTCTACGGCGACCTCCTGCAATTTTCGTGTGTCCGCGTTCAGTAGGATCGTTGGCACCTTGTAATCTGACGTACTGATATCAAAAGCGTTGCCCTTATTGGCGGTATACCCAACCATTTTCGCTTCGACATAATAACTTCCAGCTTGTACATCCGAGAATTGGTATTCTCCATTTTCATCGGTAACAACGGCTTTCAAAATAACAGCCGTCTTTGCTTTCATCAGATAAGCAGTTGCAGAAGCCAAAGGCGCATTATTTTCCGCCTGTACTTTGCCGGTAACTTTCACTTGTGGATAGGCAAAGGAAACAATCAAAAAATTTAGGAGTAAGAGGTAAAAATATCTTTTCATTCGTTTATCAAAAAGTGTAATAGCATTTACTTGATTGTTTTAAGTCGGCTTATCACACGAGGTTTAGTATTAATTTTCGATTGGTTACAGCTTCAATATTTGTCTTCCGCCTAGGGGCGGAAGACTTGCTTTATATTATTTCTTTTTTGTCTCTATGGTAACACCATCTTTTTTGACATTGATAATGGTATCCCGACGGATGACAATAGAAGTATCATTTGCGACTACTCCATTACCCTCCGCATCTGCTTCTTCAGTTTCATCAGACTTTTTGGGGGGCAGAGCACATTTCAAGCCGAGTGAGGTGACCACAAACTCGACCTCTTTTACATCCCTTAGATCTTCGCTATACCGATCACGACATTCGTAAAATGAAATATCCCTTAATTTATCTTCCAAATTATCATTGATGATCAATTTGGTGCCTACCGGGAGAAACAAGGTAACATTCACTTCCTGATCCCGATAACGCTCGCCTTCATTCAACTGGAACGCATTGTCAAATATCAATGACGTACTATCCTGTCTCAAGGCATAATTAATTTTACCAGCTCTGTCCGTTGCTACTTTATACGTACTTCCTTTAGCCGAATACTCATAGCGTACATAAGGTTCCTGTAGGGAGTCTATACGTTCAACTCGAATACGAATATTACGTCTCAGGTAAGTAGAAAGATTTTCGCTTTTGATACCCAAACCGCTTTTTACACCATTTTTCAAGCGGATTACCCGAATATCATTTTCGTTTAAATAATAAACAGCCTGTTTTTGCAGCGGTTTCTCTTCAACAATTGTACTGGATTCTTTAAACTCCTTTGCTACCGATGTAGCGTAGTAGATAATAGCGCCTATCGATGCCAACCATACTAAAAACAAGGTAGTTGTCAAATAATTGTTCATTGGTTTTTTATCGAAGAGGACTCGGAGAAGCAAATAAAACAATCCGGCAAAAGGGATAAAAATGGCCAAGAAACCCGCAATCAAGGCAAAAGGTACATCGCTTGGGTCCATGAGGTAAAAAGGACCCGAATCGTCCATGACGTCAGGAATTACGTTCACAATAGCCAAAGCAAAGAAAATTAGCCCAATGATCAAACCAATGAGTGTCAACCCGACGATAATAACAAAAAATACACCGATAACTTTTACAACAACCTGCAGCAACTTAGCAACACTATCGCCTGTACGGTCTATTCCCCTTGAAAACGAATCCTTTACGCCACTCATTTCTTCATCGAAAGAACGTTTGAAATTCTGAATGTTCGGTGCTTCACCACGCATTTCCATTTTATCTGCACGGGTTACAGCGAGCGGCATTACGATCCATAGGATAACATAGACCAACACACCCGATCCGCCGATCACAACAAATAACGCAAAGAGTAGTCGTACCCATTTTGCCTCAATACCAAAAAAATGGCCCAGTCCGCTACATACTCCACTGAAAACTTTGTCGTCGGGATCGCGCATCAGCTTCTTTCCTACTTTAAAGCCATCTGCATTTGGCTGGCGCTGAAAAGACGCATAACCATCCTGATCCTCAGACTCAAAATCGCTTACGCTACCCATCTGCTCAATGACAGCATTCACATCATCCATATTTAGAACTTCTTTGCTCCCCGCCTGAATCTTTTCGGTAAACATTTCAGAAATACGATTTTCGATATCTTCTAAAATCTCCTTACTATCTTCCGATTGTCCAAAGTGCTTCTTTATATCAATCATGTAGGAGCGAAGCACCTCATAAGCATCTTCTTCAATATGGAAGACGATACTATTTATGTTGATAATTATTGTCTTATTCATCGTTATTATCTTTAACTGGTTTAGTTGAATCATTGTTTCTACCCACCAATGACGTGTTTACAGCAAACACGAGCTCATTCCAGGTAACATCTAGTCTTGAAAGGACTTCTAACCCTTCTTGGGTGATTTCATAATATTTTCTAGGCGGACCTGAAGTTGACTCCTTCCATATATAGCTTAACAGGCCATTATTTTTTAGACGTGTTAAAAGCGGATATAAGGTTCCTTCCACAACCAATAATTGAGCTTTCTTCAGTTCGCTGATAATATCGGAGGCATAAATTTCTCCTCGAGAAATTATGGATAGGATACAATATTCAAGTATCCCCTTCCTCATTTGGATTTGTGTATTTTCAGCTATCATAACAATACAAAGATATATGTATTTTATGGTACCATGCAATACATAGTACCGTATA
The Sphingobacterium multivorum genome window above contains:
- a CDS encoding sugar kinase is translated as MQGKVLSFGELLLRICPDIEENWIEQHQLPFYVGGAELNVATALALWGLPSSYLSAIPQNAICEGIDSYLNRRNIDTSAMQWGGERLGIYYLPKGKDLKNAGVIYDRANSSFASLKVGSIDWDKALKDVKWFHFSAICPAISQEIADLCLEAVQKAQEKGIFVSLDLNYRSKLWKYGKTPKEVMPPIARYCNLIMGNIWAAHQMLGTSLDEQFLASSSGYSEEELQAQADRTSREIVASNPKCQYVANTFRFDHHTKGIKYYTTLFDKDRLIKSTTYIAEEILDKVGSGDCFMAGLIYGLYSNLSPEETLEFATSAAFDKLFIASDATTSTVDDIKKRMIA
- the uxaC gene encoding glucuronate isomerase, encoding MKTFLDDNFLLNTKAAEELYHNYSKHLPIIDYHNHLIPEQIANNVKFDNISQVWLHGDHYKWRAMRANGVNEHYVTGDASDEEKFIKWAETVPYTLRNPLHHWTHLELQRYFGITDLLSPKTAAKIYADTSALLQQDSHSVRGLLKMMHVEVVCTTDDPIDSLEFHQQFAKERESFKMLPAFRPDKAMNCDDLPALNQYIDKLEAVSNIQISSLSDYLNALKARHDFFAANGCKVSDHGLEHIYAEDYTETEIAFIFDKIRAGKEITFEENLKFKSAMLVYFAEWDHEKGWVQQYHLGALRNNNSRMHRLIGPDTGWDSIGDFSQGRTLSKFLNKLDNQDKLTKTIIYNLNPADNELIATMVGNFNDGSIKGKIQFGSAWWFLDQKDGMTKQINTLSNMGLLSRLVGMLTDSRSFLSFPRHEYFRRLVCDIFGQDIEKGEIPNDIEWVGKIIQDISYNNAKEYFEF
- the truA gene encoding tRNA pseudouridine(38-40) synthase TruA; the encoded protein is MDKRRFFLEIAYFGQAYHGWQIQNNAISVQEVLNKALETLLREPVETTGAGRTDTGVHAKQLYAHFDAAPVGILQNADRFIHSLNALLPFDVAVKRLIEVGPEAHARFDATQRSYEYHLHFHKDPFIYPYSCFMRDRPDVEKMNEAAKFLLGRQDFECFSKSHTQVFTNICDIRRAEWVWHTEQHLVFHITADRFLRNMVRAIVGTSLEIGIKGKPVSFMQEVIQSKNRGKAGVSVPAHGLYLTEVAYPYL
- a CDS encoding UDP-N-acetylmuramoyl-tripeptide--D-alanyl-D-alanine ligase codes for the protein MDIQSLYQIYKQYPNITTDTRKIEKDSLFFALKGANFNGNTFAEKALEMGAKYVVIDDETYRKGEAYILVDDVLKTLQQLANYHRQQLHIPVIGVTGTNGKTTTKELLNAVVSQKYKTYATKGNLNNHIGVPLTLLAIDDSIELAIIEMGANHLEEIAFLCGIAEPTHGLISNVGKAHLEGFGSFEGVKKTKGELYDWLQDHQGVLFLQADNPHLKEMASARKIANIVTYGFSEGNDVIGKLLRANPLLQIEWHKKGATESYVVDTQLTGSYNTENFLAAIAVGLHFGVSSASINRGIEGYTPTNNRSQIMKTAHNTLICDYYNANATSMAAALDNIRIIEADKKAIVLGDMFELGAESFEEHKKIVENVRSIPADRKVFVGKEFFAHRYESGEFYETTAEAKQAISENPITDATVLLKASRGMAFENLVDLL
- a CDS encoding ketohydroxyglutarate aldolase, with product MNLKEIVLNKIIEQGTLPLFFHHDQEESIDILRTLYRAGVRVFEFTNRGPEALAVFEQLVATRNLEMPDLYLGIGTIKSVDDAQQFLQVGADFIVAPLVNPLVGSLVHEHHKLWIPGCMTPTEIYTAQQQQAALIKLFPANILGPAFMSSIRDLFKGQNFIPTGGVDIEIENLKAWFRSGVCAVGMGSKLIDPKDTSNLFENTQKALDLVSKAR